A window from uncultured Desulfobacter sp. encodes these proteins:
- a CDS encoding IS1380 family transposase translates to MNKNISKKLAKRKKKISKKLNKRNWTEQPTPMLKASNIQYEIDGRLQGVAHGGIGLIHMLAKRTGLLKEIDKELELLKRHLPYHESDHIANMAYNILAGGTCLQDIELLRNNEAWLNALDAKLIPDPTTAGDFLRRFSPEDIVTLMDIKNTIRKKIWEKQPQNFKKAAIINIDGTISGTTGECKQGMDISYKGTWGYAPLVVSLEKTREPLYIINRSGNAPSHLGSAQWVDKALDLLEGTFKKLYVRGDTDFSLTTNFDKWDQRCSFIFGMDARSNLVKQANNLSESDWIVFEKPPRSIKTVPRQRPENVKREVVKKRKFKRLETACEHIAEFKYKPGKCRKPYRMIVLRKTINEYKGERLLFDDVRYFFYITNDWKKSAEQLVDFYRKRADHENDIDQLKHGVRAMENPSDSLNANWAYMVIASLAWDLKAWYGLLMPYRALGLSIIRMEFKRFIQTFINIPCLILRSGRAIKYRIIGYNDRLTSMFKYFDFMKTVRVT, encoded by the coding sequence GTGAATAAGAATATCAGCAAAAAATTGGCAAAACGCAAGAAAAAAATCAGCAAAAAACTTAACAAAAGAAATTGGACGGAACAGCCGACTCCTATGTTAAAGGCGTCCAACATTCAATACGAGATTGACGGTCGTCTCCAAGGGGTTGCTCACGGCGGCATAGGCCTGATTCATATGCTTGCAAAAAGGACTGGCCTCCTGAAAGAGATAGATAAAGAGCTCGAGTTGCTAAAACGCCATCTGCCATATCACGAATCAGATCATATCGCCAATATGGCATATAATATTCTTGCCGGCGGTACTTGCCTCCAGGATATTGAACTACTCAGAAATAATGAAGCCTGGCTTAATGCGCTGGATGCAAAACTTATCCCTGATCCCACTACGGCAGGAGATTTTTTACGCCGGTTTTCCCCGGAAGATATTGTGACTCTGATGGATATAAAAAATACCATCCGAAAAAAGATATGGGAAAAGCAGCCACAAAATTTCAAGAAAGCAGCCATTATTAATATCGACGGTACTATCAGTGGGACAACCGGCGAGTGCAAACAGGGCATGGATATCTCTTACAAAGGGACGTGGGGATATGCTCCATTGGTCGTCTCTTTGGAAAAAACAAGGGAGCCTCTATACATTATCAACCGGTCAGGTAATGCTCCGTCCCACCTTGGTTCTGCGCAGTGGGTGGATAAGGCACTTGATTTGCTGGAAGGTACTTTCAAAAAATTATACGTTCGGGGTGATACTGATTTTAGTCTTACCACTAACTTTGATAAATGGGATCAGCGCTGTTCCTTTATATTTGGCATGGATGCCAGATCAAATTTGGTCAAACAGGCCAATAATCTCTCGGAGTCTGACTGGATTGTATTTGAAAAACCGCCTCGGTCGATTAAAACAGTTCCCAGACAACGCCCGGAAAATGTTAAACGTGAAGTGGTTAAAAAACGCAAATTTAAACGCTTGGAGACCGCATGTGAACATATAGCCGAATTTAAATATAAGCCGGGTAAATGTCGGAAGCCCTACCGGATGATCGTTCTGCGCAAAACGATCAACGAGTATAAAGGTGAACGTCTGCTGTTTGATGATGTTCGTTACTTTTTTTATATCACCAACGATTGGAAAAAATCGGCCGAGCAGTTGGTGGATTTTTACCGAAAACGGGCTGATCACGAGAATGATATTGACCAGTTGAAACATGGTGTACGTGCTATGGAGAACCCGTCGGATTCTCTAAATGCCAACTGGGCCTATATGGTTATCGCCTCTTTGGCATGGGATCTGAAAGCCTGGTATGGGCTGCTGATGCCATATCGGGCATTAGGTCTTTCAATAATCCGCATGGAATTCAAGCGGTTCATCCAGACATTTATAAACATCCCCTGTTTAATCTTGCGATCCGGCAGGGCCATAAAATATCGAATCATTGGTTATAATGATCGTCTTACAAGCATGTTCAAGTACTTTGACTTCATGAAGACCGTCCGGGTTACGTGA
- the tnpB gene encoding IS66 family insertion sequence element accessory protein TnpB (TnpB, as the term is used for proteins encoded by IS66 family insertion elements, is considered an accessory protein, since TnpC, encoded by a neighboring gene, is a DDE family transposase.) — MFSPTQNLTIHIALGSTDMRKSIDGLSILVSEKLNLDPLSGQMFVFCNRKRNILKILYWDRNGFCLWHKRLEKDYFQWPKSKEQILTIGAKELSWLMDGLSIHQKKAHKSLKYSSVF, encoded by the coding sequence ATGTTTTCTCCCACTCAGAATTTAACAATTCATATCGCACTTGGAAGCACTGATATGCGCAAGTCCATTGATGGGTTATCCATACTTGTGAGCGAAAAATTAAATTTGGATCCACTCTCAGGACAGATGTTCGTATTTTGTAATCGGAAACGGAACATATTGAAAATCCTGTATTGGGATCGCAATGGATTTTGTCTTTGGCACAAGCGGCTTGAAAAGGATTATTTTCAATGGCCCAAGTCAAAAGAGCAGATTTTGACTATCGGTGCAAAAGAACTTTCATGGTTGATGGACGGGCTCTCAATTCATCAGAAAAAGGCACATAAATCATTAAAATATTCGTCTGTATTTTGA
- a CDS encoding IS66 family transposase translates to MMVSFISDFSDREHSYKAEIKILNEQIKSLRDQLFGKKTEKIHKDDGQLSLFDTFEPDTPILDEPEEISVPAHNRKKPGRKPLPENLPRIEVIHDLTEEEKLCACGCMKSRCGKEESEQLEIIPAQMRVIRNIRYKYACKNCEGVEDDGPTVSIARMPEQMIPKSITTPGLLAHILTAKFADALPFYRQEKQFQRIGVDIHRSNMCNWAMKVAQACEILLEYMKGEILNGPVINIDETTVQVLKEPKRSKCYMWVFKGGAPDNPIILFQYHPTRSGDVARKFLNGYQGIVQTDGYGAYDFLDHIVGIIHIACWIHARRKFMAVVKAAGNKNGKPTGIAGKALKYISKLYKIEKEARELGLSAEGLYRKRQEQALPILDEFKKWLDAQIEKVPPQSLLGKAINYTLNQWHRLVLYTESGLVMPDNNVVENAIRPFVVGRKNWLFSCTSEGASASACIYSLIETAKANGLEPYWYLKFLFENLPEAMTADEFKALMPQNLDKNLLESNHTTPRQA, encoded by the coding sequence ATGATGGTTTCTTTTATCAGTGATTTTTCAGATAGAGAGCACAGCTATAAAGCCGAAATCAAAATTCTCAACGAACAGATTAAAAGCCTTCGGGACCAACTTTTTGGAAAAAAGACCGAAAAAATCCATAAGGATGACGGTCAACTATCTCTTTTCGATACTTTTGAACCGGATACGCCCATATTGGACGAACCTGAAGAAATTAGCGTGCCTGCCCATAATCGAAAGAAGCCTGGTCGCAAGCCTTTGCCTGAAAATCTTCCACGGATTGAAGTAATCCACGATTTGACTGAGGAAGAAAAACTATGTGCCTGTGGCTGCATGAAATCCCGTTGCGGCAAGGAAGAATCTGAACAGCTTGAGATTATTCCGGCACAGATGAGAGTAATTAGAAACATCCGTTATAAATACGCTTGTAAAAACTGCGAAGGTGTTGAAGATGATGGTCCGACAGTGTCCATCGCCAGAATGCCGGAGCAAATGATCCCCAAAAGTATTACAACTCCAGGACTTCTGGCTCATATCCTGACAGCCAAATTTGCTGATGCTTTGCCCTTTTACCGGCAGGAAAAGCAGTTTCAGCGAATTGGAGTAGACATTCACAGATCCAATATGTGCAATTGGGCCATGAAAGTGGCCCAGGCCTGTGAAATCCTGCTGGAATATATGAAAGGCGAAATCCTTAACGGTCCGGTGATCAATATCGATGAAACAACGGTCCAAGTTCTGAAAGAACCGAAACGTTCAAAATGCTATATGTGGGTGTTCAAAGGAGGGGCGCCAGACAATCCCATTATTCTGTTCCAGTACCATCCGACTCGCTCCGGGGATGTCGCCCGTAAATTTTTGAACGGTTATCAAGGTATCGTCCAGACGGATGGCTATGGTGCTTATGACTTTCTTGATCATATTGTGGGAATTATTCATATTGCTTGCTGGATACACGCCCGTCGAAAATTCATGGCTGTGGTCAAAGCTGCCGGAAATAAAAATGGCAAACCCACAGGGATCGCCGGCAAAGCCCTGAAGTACATCAGCAAATTATACAAAATAGAGAAAGAGGCCAGAGAACTTGGCTTGTCTGCTGAGGGACTTTACCGGAAAAGACAGGAACAAGCCTTGCCCATCCTTGATGAATTTAAAAAATGGTTGGATGCTCAAATTGAGAAGGTGCCGCCCCAAAGTCTTCTTGGCAAGGCCATCAACTACACCCTTAATCAATGGCATCGGTTGGTCCTGTATACGGAAAGTGGCTTGGTAATGCCGGATAATAATGTGGTTGAAAATGCCATAAGACCCTTTGTGGTTGGTAGAAAGAACTGGTTATTTTCCTGTACATCCGAGGGCGCCAGTGCCAGTGCCTGCATTTACAGTCTGATCGAAACCGCTAAGGCCAATGGACTTGAACCTTACTGGTACCTCAAATTTCTCTTTGAAAATTTACCGGAAGCCATGACAGCAGACGAATTTAAAGCCTTAATGCCACAAAACTTGGATAAAAATTTGCTGGAATCCAACCATACAACACCCCGCCAGGCTTAA
- a CDS encoding transglutaminase-like domain-containing protein, protein MKEYLKYSDIIDWNNPKILSKAKELSANKSSVVDVAKSCFEWVRDHIKHIGDYNIQTVACSASEVLKSGSGICYAKSHLLAALLRANEIPAGFCYQRLSIDENGASYYLHGLNAVHLPNFGWYRIDSRGNRMGINSQFKPPVEHLAFSIQFEEEIDFSKILSEPLPIIISALKKHQTKDELWSNLPDAQAI, encoded by the coding sequence ATGAAAGAATATCTGAAATACTCTGATATCATAGATTGGAATAACCCAAAGATCCTTTCAAAAGCAAAAGAGCTATCTGCCAATAAATCTTCTGTTGTAGATGTTGCAAAATCATGTTTTGAATGGGTCAGGGATCATATCAAGCATATTGGTGATTACAACATACAAACTGTTGCCTGCTCTGCCTCAGAAGTACTCAAGTCTGGTTCTGGCATTTGTTATGCTAAAAGTCATTTATTGGCAGCTTTGCTCAGAGCGAATGAAATACCTGCCGGCTTTTGCTATCAAAGACTCAGCATAGATGAAAATGGGGCATCATACTATTTGCATGGCTTGAATGCAGTACATCTTCCGAATTTTGGCTGGTATCGAATCGATTCTCGTGGAAATAGAATGGGAATAAATTCTCAATTTAAACCACCCGTAGAACACTTAGCATTTTCAATTCAGTTTGAAGAAGAAATTGACTTCTCAAAGATATTGTCTGAACCTCTGCCAATAATAATTTCAGCATTAAAAAAACATCAAACAAAAGATGAACTCTGGAGTAACTTACCAGACGCACAAGCAATATAG
- a CDS encoding GNAT family N-acetyltransferase, whose protein sequence is MKTNDTDFNLRNATNDDIEFIFQLRTQTMKKDFDNTFGWNEDEQWKRAADEIQNAKIVEINQIDVGVIKVIPKTKELHLHQMQILPEYQGQGIGSKLVSQVLDLAENKMVPVTLLVLKGAAAKRIYDRFGFFVINEYENNYMMRWQPKSLYLL, encoded by the coding sequence ATGAAAACAAACGATACAGATTTTAATTTAAGAAATGCAACCAATGATGATATCGAATTCATTTTCCAGTTAAGAACACAAACTATGAAAAAGGATTTTGATAACACTTTTGGCTGGAACGAAGATGAACAATGGAAACGAGCAGCAGATGAGATCCAAAACGCAAAAATAGTAGAGATAAATCAAATAGATGTCGGCGTCATTAAGGTTATTCCAAAGACCAAGGAGCTGCATTTACACCAAATGCAAATTTTACCTGAATATCAAGGGCAAGGCATAGGCTCTAAACTCGTCAGTCAAGTGCTTGATCTCGCGGAAAACAAGATGGTCCCTGTAACACTTTTGGTTTTAAAAGGCGCAGCTGCAAAACGGATTTATGATCGTTTTGGATTTTTTGTAATAAATGAATATGAAAACAATTATATGATGCGTTGGCAACCTAAAAGCCTTTATTTGTTATAA